A genomic window from Quercus lobata isolate SW786 chromosome 10, ValleyOak3.0 Primary Assembly, whole genome shotgun sequence includes:
- the LOC115965644 gene encoding mitogen-activated protein kinase homolog D5-like isoform X3, with protein MDGGGAVDGGGGVPAHPGGGDAVMTEAQPESQNSMMPMSATAATTENISATLSHGGRFIQYNIFGNIFEVTAKYKPPILPIGKGAYGIVCSALNSETNEHVALKKIANAFDNKIDAKRTLLEIKLLRHMDHENL; from the exons ATGGACGGTGGAGGAGCAGTGGACGGTGGCGGTGGTGTGCCAGCTCATCCTGGCGGAGGAGACGCCGTGATGACGGAGGCTCAGCCGGAGTCTCAGAACTCGATGATGCCGATGTCGGCGACGGCGGCGACGACGGAGAACATATCGGCGACGTTGAGTCACGGAGGGAGGTTTATTCAGTACAATATCTTCGGTAACATCTTCGAAGTCACCGCCAAGTATAAGCCTCCCATTCTGCCGATCGGCAAAGGCGCTTACGGCATCGTTTG CTCGGCCTTGAATTCGGAGACGAATGAGCACGTGGCGTTGAAGAAGATTGCGAATGCGTTCGATAACAAGATCGATGCGAAGAGAACTCTACTTGAGATCAAGCTGCTTCGTCATATGGATCATGAAAAT
- the LOC115965644 gene encoding mitogen-activated protein kinase homolog D5-like isoform X2, whose protein sequence is MDGGGAVDGGGGVPAHPGGGDAVMTEAQPESQNSMMPMSATAATTENISATLSHGGRFIQYNIFGNIFEVTAKYKPPILPIGKGAYGIVCSALNSETNEHVALKKIANAFDNKIDAKRTLLEIKLLRHMDHENHYSTICI, encoded by the exons ATGGACGGTGGAGGAGCAGTGGACGGTGGCGGTGGTGTGCCAGCTCATCCTGGCGGAGGAGACGCCGTGATGACGGAGGCTCAGCCGGAGTCTCAGAACTCGATGATGCCGATGTCGGCGACGGCGGCGACGACGGAGAACATATCGGCGACGTTGAGTCACGGAGGGAGGTTTATTCAGTACAATATCTTCGGTAACATCTTCGAAGTCACCGCCAAGTATAAGCCTCCCATTCTGCCGATCGGCAAAGGCGCTTACGGCATCGTTTG CTCGGCCTTGAATTCGGAGACGAATGAGCACGTGGCGTTGAAGAAGATTGCGAATGCGTTCGATAACAAGATCGATGCGAAGAGAACTCTACTTGAGATCAAGCTGCTTCGTCATATGGATCATGAAAAT CATTAtag
- the LOC115965644 gene encoding mitogen-activated protein kinase homolog D5-like isoform X4, protein MDGGGAVDGGGGVPAHPGGGDAVMTEAQPESQNSMMPMSATAATTENISATLSHGGRFIQYNIFGNIFEVTAKYKPPILPIGKGAYGIVCSALNSETNEHVALKKIANAFDNKIDAKRTLLEIKLLRHMDHEN, encoded by the exons ATGGACGGTGGAGGAGCAGTGGACGGTGGCGGTGGTGTGCCAGCTCATCCTGGCGGAGGAGACGCCGTGATGACGGAGGCTCAGCCGGAGTCTCAGAACTCGATGATGCCGATGTCGGCGACGGCGGCGACGACGGAGAACATATCGGCGACGTTGAGTCACGGAGGGAGGTTTATTCAGTACAATATCTTCGGTAACATCTTCGAAGTCACCGCCAAGTATAAGCCTCCCATTCTGCCGATCGGCAAAGGCGCTTACGGCATCGTTTG CTCGGCCTTGAATTCGGAGACGAATGAGCACGTGGCGTTGAAGAAGATTGCGAATGCGTTCGATAACAAGATCGATGCGAAGAGAACTCTACTTGAGATCAAGCTGCTTCGTCATATGGATCATGAAAAT TGA